In Streptomyces sp. NBC_01551, one DNA window encodes the following:
- a CDS encoding glycine--tRNA ligase — MAADKIETIVSLSKRRGFVFPCSEIYGGSRAAWDYGPLGVELKENIKRQWWKAMVTGREDIVGIDSSVILAPEVWVASGHVATFSDPLTECTSCHKRHRADHLEEAYEAKHGRLPANGLADINCPNCGVKGQFTEPKQFSGMLETHLGPTQDTGSKAYLRPETAQGIFTNFAQVQTTSRKKPPFGIAQMGKSFRNEITPGNFIFRTREFEQMEMEFFVKPGEDEQWQEYWMAERWNWYRDLGIREENIRWYEHPKEKLSHYSKRTADIEYRFNFGGNEFSELEGVANRTDFDLKAHSAASGQDLTYFDQEAGERYTPYVIEPAAGVNRAMLAFMLDAFNEDEAPNAKGVMEKRTVMRFDPRLAPIKVAVLPLSRNPQLSPKAKGLAADLRKNWNIEFDDAGAIGRRYRRQDEIGTPFCVTVDFDTLDDNAVTVRERDTMKQERVSLDQIQSYLGSRLLGC; from the coding sequence GTGGCCGCCGACAAGATCGAAACCATCGTCAGCCTGAGCAAGCGCCGTGGCTTCGTTTTCCCGTGCAGTGAGATCTACGGCGGCTCCAGGGCTGCCTGGGACTACGGCCCGCTCGGTGTCGAGCTGAAGGAGAACATCAAGCGCCAGTGGTGGAAGGCGATGGTCACCGGACGTGAGGACATCGTCGGTATCGACTCCTCCGTGATCCTGGCCCCCGAGGTCTGGGTGGCTTCCGGCCACGTCGCGACCTTCTCGGACCCGCTGACCGAGTGCACCTCCTGCCACAAGCGCCACCGCGCGGACCACCTGGAAGAGGCGTACGAGGCCAAGCACGGCCGCCTGCCCGCCAATGGTCTCGCCGACATCAACTGCCCCAACTGCGGTGTGAAGGGCCAGTTCACCGAGCCCAAGCAGTTCTCCGGCATGCTGGAGACCCACCTCGGCCCGACCCAGGACACCGGCTCGAAGGCGTACCTGCGCCCCGAGACCGCCCAGGGCATCTTCACCAACTTCGCCCAGGTCCAGACCACTTCGCGCAAGAAGCCGCCCTTCGGCATCGCGCAGATGGGCAAGTCCTTCCGCAACGAGATCACTCCGGGCAACTTCATCTTCCGCACCCGCGAGTTCGAGCAGATGGAGATGGAGTTCTTCGTCAAGCCGGGCGAGGACGAGCAGTGGCAGGAGTACTGGATGGCCGAGCGGTGGAACTGGTACCGCGACCTCGGCATCCGCGAGGAGAACATCCGCTGGTACGAGCACCCGAAGGAGAAGCTGTCCCACTACTCGAAGCGCACCGCCGACATCGAGTACCGCTTCAACTTCGGTGGCAACGAGTTCTCCGAGCTCGAGGGCGTGGCCAACCGCACCGACTTCGACCTCAAGGCCCACTCCGCCGCCTCCGGCCAGGACCTCACCTACTTCGACCAGGAGGCCGGTGAGCGCTACACCCCGTACGTCATCGAGCCGGCGGCCGGTGTCAACCGCGCCATGCTCGCCTTCATGCTCGACGCGTTCAACGAGGACGAGGCCCCGAACGCCAAGGGCGTCATGGAGAAGCGCACCGTGATGCGCTTCGACCCGCGCCTGGCGCCGATCAAGGTCGCCGTCCTGCCGCTGTCCCGCAACCCGCAGCTGTCGCCGAAGGCCAAGGGCCTCGCCGCCGACCTGCGCAAGAACTGGAACATCGAGTTCGACGACGCGGGCGCCATCGGCCGCCGCTACCGTCGCCAGGACGAGATCGGCACGCCGTTCTGCGTCACCGTCGACTTCGACACCCTGGACGACAACGCGGTGACCGTGCGCGAGCGCGACACCATGAAGCAGGAGCGCGTCTCCCTGGACCAGATCCAGAGCTACCTCGGCAGCCGTCTGCTCGGCTGCTAG